AGGATTTTTCACCATCTTTAATGGGGACCCACGAAGCAGGGTCCCCACATAATCTTTATTACCCGTTACTAAATTATTATAGATGATTTTTAGGACGATATCGTTGAAGCTTCGATAAGTTTTTGGAAACCCTTCCCCAATAGACCGATGCCGAACCGCCGTAGTAGCGGCCCAGGGCCTTTTCGGGAGAGCCGTAGGCTCTAAGATACCTTGAAATAAGCAGGCATCCCGCAGCAATTCCCTTGTCGGCAGTATAAAGCTCTTTTTCACTATGGATACCGTTAGCGCGCAGCAAGTTTTCGTGTATCCTCCACGTTACTTGCATAACGCCAGCAGCGCCGTAAGAACTTCTTGCGTCAGGGTTAAAGTGACTTTCCGTGTTTGCTACAGCTACTACCAGATCAAGGGGTGCCCCGTATTTAGTGGAGTATCTCATAAAAGCAGCGGCTTCTTGTGCAGCTACATCTCTCGGGATGGCCGGATTTTGTTTTTGTATAAAATGTGTCAGCATGTTCATGGTTTTTATGGAATCCTGAATGGTATGAGAAAGGGAAATAAATGGGGTTGAATGTTTAGACAGGACTTCTGAAAAATGGTTGGTCACAAATCGACCTATCTGATAAAAAGATGCGGCGGCGGGTTCAGAAACCCAATCGTGAAGCTGAATTTTTTGGGACTGTATTGTCTCCTTTCTATTGCGGGGCATAAAATGAATATAACGATTTCCTGCAGTAAAGGCTATCAGCCCGGCCATGGAGAGCAGCAAAACAGTGAGGACCATTTTTTGAATGCTTTTCCTCAATCTGTTTCCCTCCTTTCAGAGTTCGGAAAATTAAAAGCCCTTCATGTTTTGGCATGAAAGGCAATAAGAGATTATATCCATCAAGAGGAGATGTGCAAGTTTTGTAGTTCCTTATTAATTTGCTACAAATCATGTTATTGAAAACGTTCTTTTTTTAAAATACCGCGATTAGTCTGAAAAAATGGCGCAAAGCGTGTAGAATAAAGAGAAAAAAAGAACTAATTATGAAAGCATGAAGTATGTAGTATAATTTATACATAAATATTTTGCGTTGTCATTGTCATTAATCTGATGTTTATAGGAGGCAAAAGGTTGCAATGAGGCTTTTAACTTTTAGAGGAGGGGCCCACCCTCCAGACAATAAACATTGGACATCCGAAAAACCTATTGAAGACTTATGGCCCATGGGAGATTTCGTTTATCCTATG
This region of Aminobacterium colombiense DSM 12261 genomic DNA includes:
- a CDS encoding transglycosylase SLT domain-containing protein, coding for MRKSIQKMVLTVLLLSMAGLIAFTAGNRYIHFMPRNRKETIQSQKIQLHDWVSEPAAASFYQIGRFVTNHFSEVLSKHSTPFISLSHTIQDSIKTMNMLTHFIQKQNPAIPRDVAAQEAAAFMRYSTKYGAPLDLVVAVANTESHFNPDARSSYGAAGVMQVTWRIHENLLRANGIHSEKELYTADKGIAAGCLLISRYLRAYGSPEKALGRYYGGSASVYWGRVSKNLSKLQRYRPKNHL